Within the Roseicitreum antarcticum genome, the region ATTTAGGAAGGCATTCAATCCCCGGTCGTGCCGTTCGATCGCCGCCAGATGAGCCTCAAGATAGGCGCGGGCCCTGAGTTGCCCCCTCTTTAATTGGCGTGTCGCTTCGGCCAGCGAAAGATTGGTCAGATCGTCGCTCATGCGTCTGGTGGTGTCGAACAGAAAGCCGGGCACAAATCGGCTGGCAGATCCACCAGCCAGCGCGTAGCGAAGGCAGCTTGCGCGGCGGCGCTGCGGTCGAGAAAAGCACAATCTTCGGCTGACAGGGGGGGACGTAGCGACAACTTTGCCATCAGCGCTGCTCCTTGATTGCACGGTTGCTAGAGGTGTCCACGCGCGCGCTTGCTGCGGCCCCCATGCGATGAGCAAGTATGAGAATTACAATCACCCCGACGCCCGCCAGATCGGTTAGCCAACCCGGCGCGATCAGCGCCAAGGCGGCGACCGCGAACAGCCCGCGGATCGCCCAGTGCACAGGGCGATCTAGCACGAAGCCGATCACCGCAACTGCCAAGGCCCAAACACCGACTATCGCGGTCATCACGGCGATCACTATGTTCACGACGCTACCGTGCAGGATCAATTCGGGCGAATAGACGATCATGAAAGGGATGATAAACCCTGCCAGAGCAAGCTGGAACGCTTTAACCCCGACTGCAAAGGGATTCGCGCCTGCTATTGATCCAGCGGGAATGGCCACCAGTGCGACTGGCGGCGTGATGCCGCTTAGGCAGGCAAAGTAGAAGATGAAAAGGTGCGCGGGCAGCAGCTCCACGCCAAGATTGTTCAGCGCCGGTGCAAGCACTGAGGCCGAGACGATGTACGCCGCCGTGGTCGGCAGGCCCATGCTGAGGATGATCGTCACGATCATCGTAAGCACCAGCGCCAGGATCATCGACCCGCCCGAGATATCGGCCACCCACGCTGACAACCGCAGTCCGGTCCCCGTCAGCGACAGCAGACCCATGATCAACCCCGCTGCTGCGCAACTGATGATCACTTCCAGCGAACCTTTAGTGCCCTGGATCGCAGTATCGGCCAACCGCTTGGGGGATAGGCGCGACTCCACCCGTATCCATGACACAATCAGCAATGCCCCCATCGAGAACAGTGCGGCGCGTATGGGCGATACGGTTTCGACCGCTAGCATCCAGACAAGCACGAAGATCGGGATCAGCAAATGGCCCCAGGCCTTGAGCACGACGCGCGCCTTGGGCAATTGGTTCCCCGGCATGCCGCTCAGACCGAGGCGCGCGGCCTCGAGATCGACGATCAGATAGACGCTGAGGAAGTATAGCAGTGCCGGGATCATCGCCGCGATGACGATGTCGCCATAGGGGACCCGAACAAATTCCGCCATCAGGAAGGCACCCGCACCCATGATCGGTGGCATTATCTGCCCTCCGGTCGAGGCAACAGCCTCGACGGCGGCGGCAAAGGTCGGGCGGAAACCGGTGCGTTTCATCAGTGGAATGGTCAGCGCGCCGGTCGTCACGACATTTCCGATGCCAGTGCCCGAAACCGTGCCCATCAGGGCACTGGCGAAGATGCTGACCTTGCCCGGCCCACCGCGCGCCCGACCAGCGACGCTGTAGGCGAGGTCCATGTAGAAATCTCCGGCGCGGGAATGCTGCAGCATCGCTCCGAACAGGACGAAGAGGTAGATGTAGGTCGATGAGACGCCCAGCGGAATGCCGTAGAGGCCATCCATGCTGAACAAGAAACTGACCGTGCGCTCCCAGCTGAACGAGCGGTTAACCAGGATACCGGGCGCGTGGCTGCCGAACAGGGCATAGACCAGCATCACCAAAACGATGATCACCAGTGCCCAGCCGACAGCGCGGCGGGTCAGTTCCAGGACGATGCCCATCACTATGACGCCAAAGACCAGATCCCAATCCGTCGGCCTGACGCCATAGCGGAAGATCATCTGCGGGCCTTCGACGATCACATAGGCAGTCGCAGCCAGGCCGCCGGCGATCAGCAGTAGATCAGACCAATGGACGCGATGATTTGCCGTGCTCCAACCAGCATAGAACAGCGGGATCAGGACCAAGCCAATTACAAGATGCGCGGCGCGCAGGTTCAGGACACCCGGCGAATGCATACCCAGCCAGTAGATATGACTCACGGCTGCAAGGATGCAGAATCCCATGATGGCGTGGGCTTGCCACCCCGCAAAAGAGCGCCCTGCGGTCGAAATCGACGAGGTGTCGTCTGTTTCCCGTCCTGCATCGGTCATGGATGAATACTCGCTGGTAGATGGGCCAGGGGAGA harbors:
- a CDS encoding TRAP transporter permease, which produces MTDAGRETDDTSSISTAGRSFAGWQAHAIMGFCILAAVSHIYWLGMHSPGVLNLRAAHLVIGLVLIPLFYAGWSTANHRVHWSDLLLIAGGLAATAYVIVEGPQMIFRYGVRPTDWDLVFGVIVMGIVLELTRRAVGWALVIIVLVMLVYALFGSHAPGILVNRSFSWERTVSFLFSMDGLYGIPLGVSSTYIYLFVLFGAMLQHSRAGDFYMDLAYSVAGRARGGPGKVSIFASALMGTVSGTGIGNVVTTGALTIPLMKRTGFRPTFAAAVEAVASTGGQIMPPIMGAGAFLMAEFVRVPYGDIVIAAMIPALLYFLSVYLIVDLEAARLGLSGMPGNQLPKARVVLKAWGHLLIPIFVLVWMLAVETVSPIRAALFSMGALLIVSWIRVESRLSPKRLADTAIQGTKGSLEVIISCAAAGLIMGLLSLTGTGLRLSAWVADISGGSMILALVLTMIVTIILSMGLPTTAAYIVSASVLAPALNNLGVELLPAHLFIFYFACLSGITPPVALVAIPAGSIAGANPFAVGVKAFQLALAGFIIPFMIVYSPELILHGSVVNIVIAVMTAIVGVWALAVAVIGFVLDRPVHWAIRGLFAVAALALIAPGWLTDLAGVGVIVILILAHRMGAAASARVDTSSNRAIKEQR